The DNA region AATACGCTCGCGCACGGCCGAAACTGAAGCAGTTCAGCCAGTTCAACAGCCGGATGGTGCAGGCCATCCAAGAGGCAGTCGGTGGCCAAAAGGAACCGAAACAGGCGCTCGGCGACGCTCAGAAAGACCTGAAATCCATGCTGTCGGGTCAGTAGATCCGATATGGGACTTACAGAGCAATACACAGGACGGACATCGGCGTCACGGTACGAGCAGACGGTTGCATACCTCAAACGCAACTATCGCGCCTATCTACTCGTCGCGCCGGCAGGATTGTTCCTTCTGGCGGTAGTCGGCTACCCGATACTGGAGACGTTCCGTCTGTCGCTCTATCAAGCACCGGCATCGAGCACCATCGAGACGTACGTCGGTCTCCAGAATTACGTCCAGATCATCGAAAACGACTTCTTTTATCAACTGCTGTGGCAGACCGGACGCTGGGTAGCCCTGGACGTGGCGCTGAAGACCAGCGTGGGACTGCTCATCGCCGTCTACTTGAACAACAATATCAAGGGTCGAAAGTTCTTCCGGACCGCGTTCTTGATTCCGTGGGGCATCCCGTACGCGATCTCGGCGGTCATCTTCCGCTGGTTCGAACACCCGCAGTATGGGTATCTGAACGCGATCTTGCTAAAGCTAGGCGTGATCGAGGAGGGAATCGGCATCCTCGCCGATCCGAACATCGCGTGGATCGGGGTCGTCGTCGCCGATGCCTGGATCGGCACCCCGTTCATGATAATTATCTTCCTCGCAGGACTACAGTCCATCCCCGAACAACTCTATGAAGCGGCGGCCGTCGATGGGGCGGAGAAGTGGCATCAGTTCAGACACATCACCCTGCCACAGCTGAAGAGCGTCATCCTGATCGCGACGCTGGTCTCGACCATCTGGTCATTCGTCAGCTTCGACGTCATCTGGACCATGACGGGCGGCGGTCCGATCAACACTACTGCGACGATAGTCATCTGGATCTACCAGACAGCGTTCGCGGAGGGGAATCTCGGCTTAGGTGCGGCCTACAGCGTCATCGGTTTCATTCTCCTGGCGCTGTTTGCCGTCCTCTACCTCCGCATCTACACGAGTGGGGGTGAGGACCTATGACGATGGCCGGACAGAGCCGGAGCAGACTCCGCACGGTCCGCATCTACGGCGTGTTGATCGCCTTGTTAGGAGTAATGCTGTTCCCGTTCTACGTGATGGTATCGAGCTCGCTCAAATCCAACTCCGAGATATTCAGCGTGCCGGCAACACTGTTTCCCGCGAACCCAACACTGGAAGCGTTCCTCTCGGTCTGGAGTCAGACCGACGTATTGCTCTGGATAGCCAACAGTTTCCTCATCTCGCTCGGAACCGTAGTGCTGGCGCTGGTGTTGGCGATTCCCGCGGGCTATTCGTGTGCGCGCAACGACTTCGTCGGCAAGCGCACCTTCCTGCTCGCAATCCTGGCCGTACAGATGTTCTCGCCGGTCGTCCTGCTGGTCGGGCTGTTCGACGTCATCGTGCAATTCAACTTCTACAACTCTTATCTGGCAGTCATCATCCCAGCAGCGGCGTTCACGCTCCCGTTCAACACATGGATGCTGTATGGCTACTTCGAGACGATCCCGATCGAGTTGGAAGAATCGGCGCGCATCGACGGTGCCAGCCAGTTCCAGATCCTGACGAAGATCGTTCTCCCTCTGACCAAACCGGCGCTGGTGGCGAGTATCACGTACACGTTTCTCTACGCGTGGAACCGACTCCTGTTCGTGCTCACGTTCCTCACCGACGCCGGGAAATACAACATCCCGCGCGGCGTCTTCTCGTTCGTCGGCGCGCTCCAGACCGACTGGCGGATGATGCTGACCGTCTCGGTTATCGGCATCATCCCCATCTTGATCCTGTTCGCCTTCCTCGAGGAGTACATCGTTGCGGGAATGACGACTGGCGCGGTCAAGGAATAACGGCATATTGCCGTCTTCGATCGATATTCACTCCCAACAGCGAGCGAAGCAGTCGGTAGATTCTTTATCAGTTGCTGTCTATCGGCGGGCATGGAGATCACCGACGTCACAGCGACGACTGTCGATATACCGTTGCGCGATCTCGACGACGAACTGGGCCTTCGGCCATACGTCACAAATCACGGGCAAGTCGAGACGATGGAACGGGTCCTCGTCCGTGTCGATACCGATGAGGGGACCTCCGGCTGGGGTGAGATGCGTACCTTCCTCTCTCCGCGGGCAACGGAGTCCATTATAGAGGACGGTGTTGCACCGCTCATCGGCGGTCAGTCCCCGTTCGAAATCGAACGGCTTCGCCGCCAAGTGTTCATCGAGTACACCAACGTCGAACTGTTCTTCGCTGCAGTCGAGACAGCGTGCTGGGACATCATGGGCAAATCGCTTGGAAAGCCGATCTACGAGCTTTTGGGGGGTGCGACTGCGCCACAGCAGACCGCGACGAGAAACGCCGATGCGGCAGGTCACGAACCCGCGACCGATCGCGAGGTGGCGTTCGCGTTCTGTCTCGGCATCCTCTCGCCCGAACGGTCGCGACTGAAAGCCAGAGAGGCACTCGACGCCGGCTTTTCCGTGCTGAAGACGAAGGCCGGCCGTGACTGGCGACAGGACGTCGCCCGCATCGAGGCGATGCACGACGAAGTCGACGGTCGACTCGAATTCCGTCTCGATCCGAATCAGGGATGGTCGCTCGATCAGGCCGTCCGTGTCGGTGCTCGACTGGAGCAAGCGGGAATCTATCTCCAGTACATCGAACAACCGATCCGTGTCAACTCCCACAAGTCGCTCGCGGCGCTCAGACAGCGCCTGCGTCAGCCCATCGCCCCGAACGAGGATACATATATTCCACACAACCTGCAATCGTTGATCGAGACCGGCGCGATGGATGTCGCCGTGTTGGACCTAACGCCCGCGGGTGGTATCGCCGGTCTCCGCCAGCAGGCCGCCATCGTCGAGAACGCCGGCGTTCCGCACACGCACCACTGTGCGTTCGATTTGGGGATTCGCACGGCCGCCATCCTGCATGCGGTCCACGGCATTCCCGGCTTCAGTCTCGCCCCGGATACAACGTATTACGCTTGGGAAGAGGACGTGATTACCGACCCGTTCGAACTCACGAACGGGCGCATGACCGTTCCGGACGATCCCGGCCTCGGCGTCTCGATCGATATGAAGACCGTCGAAAAGTACCGGGTTTGATAGCTCGACGGGAGCAAGATTGAAGGGACCCGGATGAGAGTTCCAACTACCGATGGTAGAGCTATCGTTACACGACCGACCAGCTATCGTGACCGGGGCTTCGCGGGGAATCGGACGGTCGATAGCGGCCAAGTTCGCCGAAGCCGGCGGTGACGTCGCCATCTGCTCGACGACGTACGAACACGTCGAGTCGGTCGCCGACGAACTGACCGCCGACCACGACGGGTGCGTGATTCCTGTCGAGTGTGATGTGACCGACCACGACGAGGTCGAAAGACTCGTCGAGACTGCGGTCGAAGAGTTCGGAGACATCAGCGTGCTCGTCAACAATGCCGGTGGTGCCGACGAGTCCGCCGACCTCCTCCATCGCTGTGACGAGGAGACGTTCGAACGGATGGTCGAGTTGAACCTCACGAGCCAGTTCCTGCTGAGCCGAAAGGTACTGCCGGCGATGGTCGCCGCCGGTGGCGGGTCGATGGTACACGTAGGTTCGGTCAACGGTCTATTCGGTATCGGTCTGTCGGGCTACTCGGAAGCCAAGAGTGGTCTGCTGGCACTCTCTCGAAACATCGCCACCCACTACGGCCAATACGGGATCCGGTCGAACGTGCTCTCGGCCGGGACCATCGAAACTGAATCCCGGCGTGACGAGATGGAGAATACCGAGGTACGCGCGAACGAAAACAGCGCCCGACAGCGCTGGCTCGATCAGTACCCGCTGGGTCGCTTCGGAAGGCCCGAAGAGGTCGCCGATACGGCACTTTTCCTCGCTTCCGAGCGGGCGAGTTTCATCACCGGCGAGAATCTGGTGCTCGACGGTGGTCTCAGGAGCGGCCTCTCGACGTCGTTCGTCAACGAGATCTATCAGGCCGGAGAGTCGCCGGAGTGGGAGTGAAACACCGATACTGCGCGTGAATGCTCCGCCACCGACAATCGACGGCAAGCTTTTTCTCGCCTGCCAGTCGACCTCTCGGTGGCTGACGATCATGGAAGAGCTATCGACGGACGACGCGCCCGACAGCATTGGACCGTACTCGCAAGGCATCATCTCCGGTGAGAGGATCTACGTCTCCGGACAGGGGCCGGTCGACCCAGACACCGGCGACGTCGTCTCGGGGACGCCCGAAGAGCAGACGAAACGCACACTGGAGAACGTCGAGGCGATTCTCGAAGCGGGTGGAGTGACACTCGAAGAGGTGGTCAAATCGACGATATACACGAAGGACATGCGGTACTACGACGAGATCAATCGAGCGTACAGCGAACACATGGTTGCCCCCTATCCGGCGAGAAGCGCGGTTGAGGTCGTCAGACTCCCCGTGGATATCGACGTGGAAATCGAGGTCGTCGCCGAGCGATAGTAGCTCTCGAACGCCGAAAGGTGAGCGGTGATGCTGAACGCATCCTCAGAGGAGGCAATAGCATCGAACTGAAATCAGCGGGTGAAACCCAGACACCGATGGCATCTTTTCGACTGGTTTCGTATAACCACAATCGCTTTGGTGACCACGCTCCCTATATCGAACATGGACTTCGCACTCTGGGTCTATCCCTGGGACCTCCTTGATGAGGGAGTTCACTCTGTTGCCGAATATTGTGCTGAGAACGGCATTGGGGAACTTAACCTCGCGACTAACTACCATGCTGTGCAGTCCTTCCTCCCACACAATCCGAAGCGAAAAACGTTCTTTACGCAAGCTAGTTCGTACTTCCATCCTAACAAAGAAGACTACGGTCGACTATCTCCTGTTCCCAACGAACAGATGAACGGTGATGACTGGCTATTACAAATCTCTAATGAAATCGCAGACACTCATCTCACGCTAAACTCATGGACTATTGGTTGCCATAACTCTCGGTTGGGAATGGCTAATCCCGATCTGACGCTTGAATCACCGTTCGGTGATTCACTCCTGTTCGGACTATGTCCATCTCAACCAGCAGTACAAAAATATCTCTGTTCCCTTGTATCGGATTTGTCATCACGTTCGTCATTTAAGCGGATCGAATTGGAGACATTCGATTACTTTTATGGCACTGGATTTGGATGGCACCACGACAAATACCATCTTGAACTTGGAAGGTTGGGTGAGTTTCTCTTCGGACTGTGCTTCTGTGACAAGTGCTGTGACAACGCTCGTAAAGCGGGTGTAGACGTAGATACTGCCCGGAAGAGTGCACAAGAGGGCGTGACTGCTATCATTAATGGCAACCTTCCATCCGATACTCAGCCTGCTTCGTGGCTCAGAGCCCACTCTTCTCTTGAAGCCTACATAGAGGTACGGATGAAGACACTGGCCGATCTGTACAACGATATCCGTTCGGTACTCGACAGTAGTATCAGGCTCGGACGCTACGTGGATTTTTTCGATATAGAGGAGACATGGATGCAGGGGGTTGATCTCGATATACTGGCGGAACATCTTGATTACTACACTGTCATTGCATATGAATCAAATCGGCAAGCGGCTGTTGAGCGCGTGCAAACAACGAACCGACTCACACCCGATATCCCTCTCCACGCCGGCGTTCTGCCAGGCTATCCAGTTATTGATAGTGCTGAGATGGTGCAAGATATTGTCGACGGGTTAGCGAATACTGGGGTAGAGCACATTTCGTTCTATAACTATGGTCTTCTTCCTAAACAAAATCTTAACTTGATTGGTGAAGCAACAAAATCTTATCGATAAGACGATATATGTGAGTGGTTTGCTACCTAGATGGTGTCGAAGTCCATAATCTGTAATTCGCGTTCTTTCTTCCAATCCCCTCTGGTGAAATCTGGGAATTTGACGGGTTTTCCATCATGTTCAATAGAAATACGTGAAAGCGGTCTGACGGCACTCCAAGCGGTTGCATCGTAGACATCCATATCGAGCGGGCGGCCATTATTGAACGCATCGAACAGTCTGTAGATTTCGAGGAAATCTCCGCCACCGTGGCCACCGTATTCTTCAGCCAGGTCGCCCATTTGCTCCCAGAGCGGGTGTCTATGTTCGTCACGATATTCTTCATACGTGGTATCATCGACGAACCCGTGGCCTTCGCTGTCCACGGCTAGCTGACTCGGGAACCCTTCATGATAGGCGTCCGTTCCGGCGATTTCGTTCCGTCGACTGTATCCACGGTTCGTTTTCACGTCGAATTCAAGTTCGATCGATCGACCCTTGTTAGTGTGGATGAGCGACTTCGTGTTATCGCCGTTCGCCCAGTCATCGAGACCGTGAGCCCAGTGGTCTTCATCAACTTCGCTGGCTTTTTGGGTTAGGCGGGTCTCTGGACTCTCATTACTGGAGATATATTCGAAGCGATCACCGCGCTGGATGTTCATGTACCAGGCGATCGGACCGAGACCGTGAGTAGGATACAAATCACCCTTGTACTGCCGGTGGAGTCTCGCGCGCCAGTCGTTCCAGTACGCCTGTAAGAAGTAGTTCGGGACGAGATCGTGGATGTAGCCACCAGCCGCATAGGTGAGTTGATCGCCGAACACCCCGTTCCGGATCATGTTCAGCACCCACATTTCATTGTCGAAGTAATTCACATTCTCCAACATTATGCAGTTCTTCTGCGTCTTTTCCGCAGTGTCCACCAGCGTCCAACATTCCTCGATTGTCGTCGCTGCAGGTACCTCGACAGCGACGTGTTTGCCTTTCTTCATCGCGTACTCGGCCATCGGGGTATGTTTCTTATGAGGGGTGAAAATGAACACGAGGTCAAGGTCGTCTCGCTGCACCAACTTTCTCCAACTGTTTTTCGATCCCGAATATGTGTCCGGACTTTCATTGTTTCCCTCCTCTTCGATCCACGACCGGGTATCTTGTACCGGATCTTCTCGGAGATCACAGATGGCCTTTATCACTCCCTTGTCGGGGGCCATAGCATCGATAAGCCGTGTTACCGACGATCCGCGATTCCCGAGACCGATGATTCCAACGCTCACCGGCTGGATTGGGTCGACAGTAAGCCCCATCACAGAATTTCTTTCCTCATCTTCCTCCTCGTCTTCATCTTCCTCCTCATCTTCTTCCCAACGATCTAGATCGTGTTCATGAGCCTGACCTGTGGGTGTCACAGTAACTATTCCAGCGGCACCGGCAAGCCCTTCCAAGTATTTTCGACGCTGCATAGTATATGTGCCCACATACCAAAGCATATTAAAATTAGCGATTTATTGCTCATTGTTAATTATTATATTATTTAATTTGGTAATACTGGCTTGGCAACTCTACACTATGCTCGCTGATTAGGATCTAGCGTCACCATTCGTATTCGGTTAAGAGGTTTCGCTCTCAGTCGAAATAGGCGAGATGAGTTGTTTGAGATTCTCCCCATACGGGTTCGATCGGTTGGAGGTGCGGCGAAACGATCGGCAGAAAAACCCAATGGGATCCCGAATTCGGCGCTGACTCTATGAGAATCCTGCTCAAGTCCCTCAAGCGTGAAGTACGAGAGGGTGTATAAAGGTCGACAACTAGACCGCGTTGGCGCTGTCTAGTTAAGCCTCCTCTGCCGGTGTACGGCCGTTGAGCGTTTGGTGAGGTCGTTGGGTGTTGTAGTAGTGAACGAACCGCTGGAGCCAGCGTCGAGTGCTGGCTGGAC from Halococcus sediminicola includes:
- a CDS encoding carbohydrate ABC transporter permease, which translates into the protein MGLTEQYTGRTSASRYEQTVAYLKRNYRAYLLVAPAGLFLLAVVGYPILETFRLSLYQAPASSTIETYVGLQNYVQIIENDFFYQLLWQTGRWVALDVALKTSVGLLIAVYLNNNIKGRKFFRTAFLIPWGIPYAISAVIFRWFEHPQYGYLNAILLKLGVIEEGIGILADPNIAWIGVVVADAWIGTPFMIIIFLAGLQSIPEQLYEAAAVDGAEKWHQFRHITLPQLKSVILIATLVSTIWSFVSFDVIWTMTGGGPINTTATIVIWIYQTAFAEGNLGLGAAYSVIGFILLALFAVLYLRIYTSGGEDL
- a CDS encoding carbohydrate ABC transporter permease; its protein translation is MTMAGQSRSRLRTVRIYGVLIALLGVMLFPFYVMVSSSLKSNSEIFSVPATLFPANPTLEAFLSVWSQTDVLLWIANSFLISLGTVVLALVLAIPAGYSCARNDFVGKRTFLLAILAVQMFSPVVLLVGLFDVIVQFNFYNSYLAVIIPAAAFTLPFNTWMLYGYFETIPIELEESARIDGASQFQILTKIVLPLTKPALVASITYTFLYAWNRLLFVLTFLTDAGKYNIPRGVFSFVGALQTDWRMMLTVSVIGIIPILILFAFLEEYIVAGMTTGAVKE
- a CDS encoding mandelate racemase/muconate lactonizing enzyme family protein, encoding MEITDVTATTVDIPLRDLDDELGLRPYVTNHGQVETMERVLVRVDTDEGTSGWGEMRTFLSPRATESIIEDGVAPLIGGQSPFEIERLRRQVFIEYTNVELFFAAVETACWDIMGKSLGKPIYELLGGATAPQQTATRNADAAGHEPATDREVAFAFCLGILSPERSRLKAREALDAGFSVLKTKAGRDWRQDVARIEAMHDEVDGRLEFRLDPNQGWSLDQAVRVGARLEQAGIYLQYIEQPIRVNSHKSLAALRQRLRQPIAPNEDTYIPHNLQSLIETGAMDVAVLDLTPAGGIAGLRQQAAIVENAGVPHTHHCAFDLGIRTAAILHAVHGIPGFSLAPDTTYYAWEEDVITDPFELTNGRMTVPDDPGLGVSIDMKTVEKYRV
- a CDS encoding SDR family NAD(P)-dependent oxidoreductase, with protein sequence MVELSLHDRPAIVTGASRGIGRSIAAKFAEAGGDVAICSTTYEHVESVADELTADHDGCVIPVECDVTDHDEVERLVETAVEEFGDISVLVNNAGGADESADLLHRCDEETFERMVELNLTSQFLLSRKVLPAMVAAGGGSMVHVGSVNGLFGIGLSGYSEAKSGLLALSRNIATHYGQYGIRSNVLSAGTIETESRRDEMENTEVRANENSARQRWLDQYPLGRFGRPEEVADTALFLASERASFITGENLVLDGGLRSGLSTSFVNEIYQAGESPEWE
- a CDS encoding Rid family detoxifying hydrolase, whose translation is MEELSTDDAPDSIGPYSQGIISGERIYVSGQGPVDPDTGDVVSGTPEEQTKRTLENVEAILEAGGVTLEEVVKSTIYTKDMRYYDEINRAYSEHMVAPYPARSAVEVVRLPVDIDVEIEVVAER
- a CDS encoding Gfo/Idh/MocA family protein, producing the protein MQRRKYLEGLAGAAGIVTVTPTGQAHEHDLDRWEEDEEEDEDEEEDEERNSVMGLTVDPIQPVSVGIIGLGNRGSSVTRLIDAMAPDKGVIKAICDLREDPVQDTRSWIEEEGNNESPDTYSGSKNSWRKLVQRDDLDLVFIFTPHKKHTPMAEYAMKKGKHVAVEVPAATTIEECWTLVDTAEKTQKNCIMLENVNYFDNEMWVLNMIRNGVFGDQLTYAAGGYIHDLVPNYFLQAYWNDWRARLHRQYKGDLYPTHGLGPIAWYMNIQRGDRFEYISSNESPETRLTQKASEVDEDHWAHGLDDWANGDNTKSLIHTNKGRSIELEFDVKTNRGYSRRNEIAGTDAYHEGFPSQLAVDSEGHGFVDDTTYEEYRDEHRHPLWEQMGDLAEEYGGHGGGDFLEIYRLFDAFNNGRPLDMDVYDATAWSAVRPLSRISIEHDGKPVKFPDFTRGDWKKERELQIMDFDTI